A genomic segment from Amphiprion ocellaris isolate individual 3 ecotype Okinawa chromosome 17, ASM2253959v1, whole genome shotgun sequence encodes:
- the ash2l gene encoding set1/Ash2 histone methyltransferase complex subunit ASH2 isoform X1, with product MASEVEAGCAATTEPETGEGDAAFGELPTTMDTESSNGKEGVEATGEGSEAADALTGSGDEESGRQLGEVELQCALCMKWFTADTFGIDTATCLPFMTNYVFHCNVCHHSGNTYFLRKQANLKEMCLTALANLTWRSRTQEEHPKTMFSKDKDIIPFIDKYWECMTTRQRPGKLTWPNNIVKTMSKERDVFLVKEHPDPGSKDPEEEYPKFGLLDQDLGNIGPSYDTQKQTTATPTTGGLNGGSSFSGALAPGPGKGRGAKRKQQQQQEGAAAGATKRTRSDPLFSAQRLPPHGYPLEHPFNKDGYRYILAEPDPHAPDPEKLELDCWAGKPIPGDLYRACLYERVLLALHDRAPQLKISDDRLTVTGEKGYSMVRASHGVRKGSWYFEVSVDDMPPETAARLGWSQPLGNLQAPLGYDKFSYSWRSKKGTRFHHSKGEHYSSGYGQGDTLGFFIELPDETETAKALPDTYKDKALIKFKSYLYFEEKDYVDKAEKSLKSMSPSRMVFYKNGVNQGVAYENLFEGLYFPAISLYKSCTVSVNFGPHFKYPPKDVKYQPMSDMGWGAVIEHTLADMLYHVETEVDGRRSPPWEG from the exons ATGGCGTCGGAGGTAGAGGCGGGCTGCGCTGCTACGACAGAACCGGAGACAGGAGAGGG GGATGCTGCATTTGGGGAACTACCCACCACCATGGATACTGAATCATCAAATGGCAAAGAAGGAGTG GAGGCAACTGGGGAAGGCTCAGAGGCTGCTGATGCTCTCACTGGATCTGGAGATGAGGAGAGTGGGAGGCAACTGGGGGAGGTGGAGCTGCAGTGTGCTTTGTGCATGAAGTGGTTCACAGCAGACACATTTGGCATCGACACTGC GACCTGTCTGCCCTTCATGACCAATTATGTGTTTCACTGCAACGTCTGCCATCACAGCGGCAATACATACTTCCTCAGGAAACAAGCAA ACCTGAAGGAGATGTGTCTCACAGCTTTGGCAAACCTCACATGGCGGTCTAGAACACAAGAAGAGCACCCAAAGACCATGTTCTCCAAAGACAAG GACATTATACCGTTTATTGACAAGTACTGGGAGTGCATGACAACTCGTCAGAGACCGGGGAAGCTCACCTGGCCCAACAACATAGTGAAGACAATG agcAAAGAGCGAGATGTTTTCCTGGTGAAGGAGCACCCTGACCCTGGCAGTAAAGACCCTGAGGAGGAGTACCCCAAATTTGGCCTTTTGGACCAA GACCTGGGAAACATTGGACCCTCGTatgacacacagaaacagaccaCTGCTACTCCCACGACTGGTGGGCTCAATG GTGGATCTTCTTTCTCAG GTGCTTTGGCCCCTGGCCCAGGAAAAGGAAGAGGGGCCAAAcgtaaacaacagcagcaacaagagggagcagctgctGGAGCGACGAAGAGAACACGAAG TGACCCTCTGTTCTCGGCCCAGCGGCTGCCTCCTCATGGTTACCCACTAGAGCACCCATTTAATAAGGATGGATACCGTTACATCCTGGCAGAACCGGACCCCCACGCTCCGGACCCAGAGAAGCTGGAGCTGGACTGCTGGGCCGGCAAACCCATACCTGGTGATCTGTACAGAGCCTGTCTGTACGAGAGGGTGCTGCTGGCCTTACACGACAGAG CCCCTCAGTTGAAAATCTCTGACGACCGTCTAACGGTGACTGGAGAGAAAGGTTACTCCATGGTCCGAGCTTCCCACGGTGTGCGGAAAGGCTCCTGGTACTTTGAGGTTTCTGTTGATGACATGCCTCCAGAGACTGCAGCCAGACTGGGCTGGTCTCAACCACTTG GTAACCTGCAGGCTCCTTTGGGTTATGACAAGTTCAGCTACTCATGGCGCAGTAAGAAGGGCACACGGTTTCACCATTCAAAAGGAGAGCATTACTCCTCAGGCTATGGTCAGGGAGACACGCTAGGCTTCTTCATAGAGCTGCCTGACGAGACAGAGACAGCCAAGGCTCTGCCTGATACATACAAGGACAAG gCACTAATCAAGTTCAAGAGCTACCTGTATTTTGAAGAGAAGGACTACGTggacaaagcagagaaaagccTCAAGTCAATGAGCCCCAGCAGG ATGGTATTCTATAAAAATGGAGTGAATCAAGGTGTCGCATATGAAAACCTCTTTGAAGGGCTCTACTTCCCCGCTATCTCTCTGTACAAGAGCTGTACG GTGTCTGTCAATTTTGGGCCACATTTCAAATACCCTCCAAAGGATGTTAAGTACCAACCG aTGAGTGATATGGGATGGGGAGCCGTGATTGAACACACGCTGGCTGACATGCTGTACCACGTGGAGACGGAAGTGGACGGAAGACGCAGTCCTCCGTGGGAAGGATGA
- the ash2l gene encoding set1/Ash2 histone methyltransferase complex subunit ASH2 isoform X2, which translates to MASEVEAGCAATTEPETGEGDAAFGELPTTMDTESSNGKEGVEATGEGSEAADALTGSGDEESGRQLGEVELQCALCMKWFTADTFGIDTATCLPFMTNYVFHCNVCHHSGNTYFLRKQANLKEMCLTALANLTWRSRTQEEHPKTMFSKDKDIIPFIDKYWECMTTRQRPGKLTWPNNIVKTMSKERDVFLVKEHPDPGSKDPEEEYPKFGLLDQDLGNIGPSYDTQKQTTATPTTGGLNGALAPGPGKGRGAKRKQQQQQEGAAAGATKRTRSDPLFSAQRLPPHGYPLEHPFNKDGYRYILAEPDPHAPDPEKLELDCWAGKPIPGDLYRACLYERVLLALHDRAPQLKISDDRLTVTGEKGYSMVRASHGVRKGSWYFEVSVDDMPPETAARLGWSQPLGNLQAPLGYDKFSYSWRSKKGTRFHHSKGEHYSSGYGQGDTLGFFIELPDETETAKALPDTYKDKALIKFKSYLYFEEKDYVDKAEKSLKSMSPSRMVFYKNGVNQGVAYENLFEGLYFPAISLYKSCTVSVNFGPHFKYPPKDVKYQPMSDMGWGAVIEHTLADMLYHVETEVDGRRSPPWEG; encoded by the exons ATGGCGTCGGAGGTAGAGGCGGGCTGCGCTGCTACGACAGAACCGGAGACAGGAGAGGG GGATGCTGCATTTGGGGAACTACCCACCACCATGGATACTGAATCATCAAATGGCAAAGAAGGAGTG GAGGCAACTGGGGAAGGCTCAGAGGCTGCTGATGCTCTCACTGGATCTGGAGATGAGGAGAGTGGGAGGCAACTGGGGGAGGTGGAGCTGCAGTGTGCTTTGTGCATGAAGTGGTTCACAGCAGACACATTTGGCATCGACACTGC GACCTGTCTGCCCTTCATGACCAATTATGTGTTTCACTGCAACGTCTGCCATCACAGCGGCAATACATACTTCCTCAGGAAACAAGCAA ACCTGAAGGAGATGTGTCTCACAGCTTTGGCAAACCTCACATGGCGGTCTAGAACACAAGAAGAGCACCCAAAGACCATGTTCTCCAAAGACAAG GACATTATACCGTTTATTGACAAGTACTGGGAGTGCATGACAACTCGTCAGAGACCGGGGAAGCTCACCTGGCCCAACAACATAGTGAAGACAATG agcAAAGAGCGAGATGTTTTCCTGGTGAAGGAGCACCCTGACCCTGGCAGTAAAGACCCTGAGGAGGAGTACCCCAAATTTGGCCTTTTGGACCAA GACCTGGGAAACATTGGACCCTCGTatgacacacagaaacagaccaCTGCTACTCCCACGACTGGTGGGCTCAATG GTGCTTTGGCCCCTGGCCCAGGAAAAGGAAGAGGGGCCAAAcgtaaacaacagcagcaacaagagggagcagctgctGGAGCGACGAAGAGAACACGAAG TGACCCTCTGTTCTCGGCCCAGCGGCTGCCTCCTCATGGTTACCCACTAGAGCACCCATTTAATAAGGATGGATACCGTTACATCCTGGCAGAACCGGACCCCCACGCTCCGGACCCAGAGAAGCTGGAGCTGGACTGCTGGGCCGGCAAACCCATACCTGGTGATCTGTACAGAGCCTGTCTGTACGAGAGGGTGCTGCTGGCCTTACACGACAGAG CCCCTCAGTTGAAAATCTCTGACGACCGTCTAACGGTGACTGGAGAGAAAGGTTACTCCATGGTCCGAGCTTCCCACGGTGTGCGGAAAGGCTCCTGGTACTTTGAGGTTTCTGTTGATGACATGCCTCCAGAGACTGCAGCCAGACTGGGCTGGTCTCAACCACTTG GTAACCTGCAGGCTCCTTTGGGTTATGACAAGTTCAGCTACTCATGGCGCAGTAAGAAGGGCACACGGTTTCACCATTCAAAAGGAGAGCATTACTCCTCAGGCTATGGTCAGGGAGACACGCTAGGCTTCTTCATAGAGCTGCCTGACGAGACAGAGACAGCCAAGGCTCTGCCTGATACATACAAGGACAAG gCACTAATCAAGTTCAAGAGCTACCTGTATTTTGAAGAGAAGGACTACGTggacaaagcagagaaaagccTCAAGTCAATGAGCCCCAGCAGG ATGGTATTCTATAAAAATGGAGTGAATCAAGGTGTCGCATATGAAAACCTCTTTGAAGGGCTCTACTTCCCCGCTATCTCTCTGTACAAGAGCTGTACG GTGTCTGTCAATTTTGGGCCACATTTCAAATACCCTCCAAAGGATGTTAAGTACCAACCG aTGAGTGATATGGGATGGGGAGCCGTGATTGAACACACGCTGGCTGACATGCTGTACCACGTGGAGACGGAAGTGGACGGAAGACGCAGTCCTCCGTGGGAAGGATGA